In Candidatus Sodalis pierantonius str. SOPE, one DNA window encodes the following:
- the yrbN gene encoding protein YrbN — MKMNESFHDEVCRLAAIKK; from the coding sequence ATGAAAATGAATGAAAGTTTTCACGACGAGGTATGTAGACTGGCCGCCATTAAGAAATGA
- the pnp gene encoding polyribonucleotide nucleotidyltransferase, whose amino-acid sequence MLNPIVRKFQYGQHTVTLETGMMARQATAAVMVSMDDTAVFVTVVGAKQAKPGQSFFPLTVNYQERTYAAGRFPGGFFRREGRPSEGETLISRLIDRPIRPLFPEGFLNEMQVIATVVSVNPQVSPDIVAMIGASAALSLSGIPFSGPIGAARVGYINDQYVLNPTQAELATSRLDLVVAGTQNAVLMVESEAQLLSEDQMLGAVVYGHDQQQVVIDNINQLVAEAGKLKWQWQAQDVNVALQARVAELAESRLGDAYRITEKQERYAAVDSIKADVVEALTGQDETLDEGEIKDILGTLEKNVVRSRVLRGEPRIDGREKDMIRGLDVRTGVLPRTHGSALFTRGETQALVTATLGTERDAQNIDELTGERTDRFLLHYNFPPYCVGETGMVGSPKRREIGHGRLAKRGVLAVMPNASEFPYTVRVVSEITESNGSSSMASVCGASLALMDAGVPIKAAVAGIAMGLVKEGDNFVVLSDILGDEDHLGDMDFKVAGSREGVTALQMDIKIEGITREIMQVALNQAKGARMHILGVMERAISSPRGDISEFAPRIHTIKISPDKIKDVIGKGGSVIRALTEETGTTIEIEDDGTVKVAATDGDKARHAIRRIEEITAEIEVGRIYNGKVTRIVDFGAFVAIGGGKEGLVHISQIADKRVEKVADYLELGQEVPVKVLEVDRQSRVRLSIKEASAPSQDAVVPEAKLLAHLTAPCPGG is encoded by the coding sequence TTGCTAAATCCGATTGTTCGCAAGTTTCAATACGGTCAGCATACCGTCACGTTGGAAACCGGTATGATGGCCCGTCAGGCGACTGCCGCAGTCATGGTAAGCATGGACGACACGGCGGTGTTTGTGACCGTTGTGGGTGCCAAACAAGCAAAACCGGGACAGAGCTTCTTCCCGCTCACCGTCAACTATCAGGAGCGGACCTACGCCGCGGGCCGTTTCCCGGGCGGGTTCTTCCGCCGTGAAGGCCGTCCGAGCGAAGGTGAAACGCTGATTTCGCGTCTGATCGACCGTCCGATCCGTCCGCTGTTCCCGGAAGGTTTCCTGAACGAAATGCAGGTTATCGCCACCGTAGTATCGGTTAATCCGCAGGTGAGCCCCGATATCGTGGCAATGATTGGCGCTTCCGCTGCGCTGAGCCTGTCCGGCATTCCGTTCAGCGGCCCTATCGGCGCCGCGCGCGTTGGCTACATCAACGATCAGTACGTGCTGAACCCGACCCAGGCTGAATTGGCTACAAGCCGCCTGGATCTGGTGGTGGCCGGTACCCAGAATGCGGTGCTGATGGTGGAATCCGAAGCGCAACTGTTAAGCGAAGACCAAATGCTGGGCGCCGTGGTGTACGGCCACGATCAGCAGCAGGTGGTGATCGACAACATTAATCAGCTGGTGGCTGAAGCCGGCAAGCTGAAGTGGCAATGGCAGGCGCAGGACGTTAACGTCGCTCTCCAGGCGCGGGTCGCCGAGCTGGCGGAATCCCGTTTGGGCGACGCCTATCGCATCACCGAAAAGCAAGAGCGCTATGCCGCGGTGGATTCCATTAAAGCCGATGTCGTGGAAGCCCTGACCGGCCAGGACGAAACCCTGGACGAAGGCGAAATCAAAGACATCCTGGGCACGCTGGAGAAAAATGTGGTGCGCAGCCGAGTGCTGCGCGGCGAACCGCGTATCGACGGACGTGAAAAAGATATGATCCGCGGTCTGGACGTGCGCACCGGCGTACTGCCGCGTACTCATGGGTCGGCGCTGTTCACCCGCGGCGAAACCCAGGCGTTGGTCACCGCCACTCTCGGCACCGAACGCGATGCGCAGAATATTGATGAGTTGACGGGTGAACGGACAGACCGTTTCCTGCTACATTATAATTTCCCTCCGTACTGCGTCGGTGAAACCGGCATGGTGGGGTCGCCGAAGCGCCGGGAAATCGGCCACGGCCGTCTAGCGAAGCGCGGCGTTCTGGCGGTGATGCCGAACGCCAGCGAATTCCCGTACACCGTGCGCGTGGTATCGGAAATCACCGAATCCAACGGCTCCTCCTCCATGGCTTCCGTGTGCGGCGCGTCGCTGGCGCTGATGGACGCCGGGGTGCCCATCAAGGCGGCCGTTGCCGGTATTGCCATGGGGCTGGTGAAAGAAGGCGACAACTTCGTGGTGTTATCCGATATTCTGGGTGATGAAGATCATCTAGGGGATATGGATTTTAAAGTTGCCGGCAGCCGTGAAGGCGTCACCGCACTGCAAATGGACATTAAAATTGAAGGCATCACCCGCGAAATTATGCAGGTGGCGCTGAATCAGGCCAAGGGCGCGCGTATGCACATCCTCGGCGTGATGGAGCGGGCAATCAGCTCGCCGCGTGGTGATATTTCCGAATTCGCGCCGCGCATTCATACCATTAAGATCAGTCCCGATAAGATTAAGGACGTGATTGGTAAAGGCGGCTCGGTTATTCGCGCGCTGACCGAAGAAACCGGCACGACGATCGAAATCGAAGATGACGGTACCGTGAAAGTGGCGGCCACCGACGGTGATAAAGCCCGTCACGCGATTCGCCGCATTGAAGAGATCACCGCGGAAATCGAAGTGGGCCGGATTTATAATGGTAAAGTGACCCGCATCGTGGACTTCGGTGCCTTTGTTGCCATCGGCGGCGGCAAAGAAGGGCTGGTGCATATCTCCCAGATTGCCGATAAGCGTGTAGAGAAAGTGGCTGATTATCTGGAACTGGGCCAGGAAGTGCCGGTCAAGGTTCTGGAAGTTGACCGTCAGAGTCGCGTTCGTCTGAGCATCAAGGAAGCCAGTGCCCCCAGCCAGGACGCCGTGGTGCCTGAAGCTAAACTGTTAGCGCATTTAACAGCTCCTTGTCCCGGTGGGTAG
- the rimP gene encoding ribosome maturation factor RimP, whose amino-acid sequence MSTLEQKLTEMITAPVEALGFELVGIEFIRGRQSTLRIYIDSDEGITVDDCADVSHQVSAVLDVEDPISVAYSLEVSSPGLDRPLFTAAHYRQFIGSDVSVVLRIAVQNRRKWQGIIKAVDGDMITVTVEGKDEVFALNNIQKANLVPHF is encoded by the coding sequence TTGTCCACATTAGAACAAAAATTGACAGAGATGATCACGGCACCCGTGGAAGCCCTGGGGTTCGAGCTGGTGGGTATTGAATTTATTCGTGGCCGCCAGTCGACGCTGCGCATTTATATCGATAGTGACGAGGGCATCACCGTTGATGATTGTGCTGATGTAAGCCACCAGGTCAGCGCGGTACTGGACGTCGAAGACCCTATCTCCGTGGCCTATAGCCTTGAAGTTTCATCACCGGGCCTGGATCGCCCGCTGTTTACCGCCGCGCATTATCGCCAATTTATCGGTAGCGACGTCAGCGTGGTGCTCCGTATCGCGGTACAAAACCGCCGTAAATGGCAGGGGATCATCAAAGCGGTTGACGGTGACATGATCACCGTGACGGTGGAAGGAAAAGATGAAGTGTTCGCTTTGAACAATATCCAGAAAGCGAACCTGGTACCCCACTTTTAA
- the truB gene encoding tRNA pseudouridine(55) synthase TruB yields MGRPSRRGRDIDGIVLLDKPLGLSSNDLLQKVKRLFHANKAGHTGALDPLATGMLPVCLGEATKFSQHLLDADKRYRVTARLGERTDTSDAEGQTVSVRPVSLDQARLEAALDHFRGESRQVPSMFSALKHQGRPLYEYARKGITVERESRPIHVYDLQLHHWDLTEVELEIHCSKGTYIRTIIDDLGERLGCGAHVTALRRLAVARYPTERMVTLAALQATAADAPETPETLAQLDALLLPMDSAVADMSAVNLPSDVAARVRLGQTVAVTAQPQAGLVRLTEGDAGRFFGIGEIAAPGRLTPRRLIAEPRA; encoded by the coding sequence ATGGGCCGTCCAAGTCGCCGTGGCCGTGATATCGACGGCATCGTCTTGCTGGATAAACCGCTCGGGCTTTCGTCCAACGATCTGCTGCAAAAGGTAAAACGCCTGTTTCACGCCAACAAAGCTGGGCATACCGGCGCGCTGGATCCGCTGGCGACCGGCATGCTGCCCGTCTGCCTCGGCGAGGCGACCAAGTTTTCCCAGCATTTGCTGGACGCCGATAAACGCTACCGGGTGACCGCCCGGCTCGGCGAACGCACCGATACCTCCGATGCCGAAGGCCAGACGGTCAGCGTCCGGCCGGTATCGCTGGACCAAGCGCGGCTGGAGGCGGCGCTGGACCACTTCCGCGGCGAAAGCCGGCAGGTGCCGTCGATGTTTTCGGCGCTAAAGCATCAGGGGCGGCCGCTGTACGAGTACGCCCGCAAAGGTATTACCGTAGAGCGCGAGTCGCGCCCCATCCACGTATACGATTTGCAGTTACACCATTGGGACCTGACGGAGGTGGAACTGGAAATTCATTGTTCCAAAGGCACCTACATCCGCACCATTATCGATGATTTGGGTGAACGTCTCGGCTGCGGCGCGCACGTCACGGCGCTGCGTCGGTTGGCGGTCGCCCGCTATCCCACCGAGCGTATGGTAACGCTTGCGGCGCTGCAGGCCACCGCCGCCGACGCGCCGGAGACGCCGGAAACCCTGGCGCAACTGGATGCGCTGCTGTTGCCGATGGACAGCGCGGTGGCGGATATGTCGGCGGTTAATCTGCCGTCTGATGTCGCCGCGCGGGTCCGGCTTGGGCAAACGGTAGCGGTTACAGCGCAGCCACAGGCCGGTCTGGTACGCTTGACCGAGGGGGACGCCGGGCGTTTCTTCGGCATCGGCGAAATCGCCGCGCCAGGCCGGCTGACGCCGCGCCGCCTGATAGCGGAACCGCGTGCCTGA
- the nusA gene encoding transcription termination factor NusA, with protein MNKEILAVVEAVSNEKAVPRKKIFEALETALATATKKKYEQEIEVRVSIDRKSGDFDTFRRWLIVDEVTQPTREITLDAAQFDDPEAQLGGYIEDEIESVVFDRITTQTAKQVIVQKVREAERAMVVDQFRSHEGEIVTGVVKKVNRDSISLDLGSNAEAVIGREDMLPRENFRPGDRIRGVLYSVRPEARGAQLFVSRSRSEMLVELFRIEVPEIGEEVIEIKAAARDPGSRAKIAVKTNDKRIDPVGACVGMRGARVQAVSSELGGERIDIVLWDDNPAQFVINAMAPADVASIVVDEDKHTMDIAVEAGNLAQAIGRNGQNVRLASQLSGWELNVMTVEDLQAKHQAEAHAAIDIFTRNLDIDEEFAEVLVEEGFSSLEELAYVPINELLEIQGLDEDTVEALRERAKNALTTLALAQEENRGAGVPAEDLLGLPELERDMAFKLAARGVCTLEDLAEQGVDDLSDIEGLSSEKAGELIMAARNICWFGDNA; from the coding sequence ATGAATAAAGAAATTCTGGCTGTTGTTGAGGCAGTGTCCAACGAGAAAGCCGTCCCGCGGAAAAAGATTTTCGAGGCGTTAGAGACGGCACTGGCCACGGCAACGAAGAAAAAATACGAACAGGAAATCGAAGTCCGCGTCAGCATCGACCGCAAATCGGGGGATTTCGATACCTTCCGCCGTTGGCTCATCGTGGACGAAGTGACTCAGCCCACCCGGGAAATCACCCTGGACGCGGCGCAATTTGACGACCCTGAGGCGCAGCTTGGCGGCTACATCGAAGATGAAATTGAATCGGTAGTGTTTGACCGTATTACCACCCAGACTGCCAAGCAAGTCATCGTGCAAAAAGTGCGTGAAGCCGAGCGGGCGATGGTGGTCGATCAGTTTCGCAGTCATGAAGGTGAAATCGTCACCGGCGTAGTGAAAAAAGTTAACCGGGACAGCATCAGTCTCGATCTGGGCAGCAATGCCGAAGCGGTGATCGGCCGTGAAGACATGCTGCCGCGTGAAAATTTCCGTCCCGGCGACCGTATTCGCGGCGTGTTATATTCTGTGCGTCCGGAAGCGCGCGGCGCGCAGCTGTTTGTCAGCCGGTCGCGGTCGGAGATGCTGGTAGAGCTGTTCCGCATTGAAGTGCCGGAAATCGGCGAAGAAGTGATTGAAATCAAGGCCGCCGCCCGCGATCCGGGCTCACGGGCGAAAATCGCCGTGAAGACCAACGACAAGCGTATTGATCCGGTCGGCGCCTGCGTCGGCATGCGCGGCGCGCGCGTCCAGGCGGTGTCCAGCGAATTGGGCGGTGAACGCATCGATATCGTGCTGTGGGATGACAACCCGGCCCAGTTCGTTATTAACGCCATGGCTCCTGCCGATGTCGCCTCCATCGTGGTGGACGAGGACAAGCACACCATGGATATCGCGGTAGAAGCGGGCAATCTTGCCCAGGCTATCGGCCGCAACGGGCAAAACGTCCGGCTGGCTTCCCAGCTTAGCGGCTGGGAGCTGAACGTAATGACGGTAGAGGATCTGCAGGCAAAACATCAAGCTGAAGCCCATGCGGCCATCGATATCTTTACCCGCAATCTGGATATCGATGAAGAGTTCGCCGAGGTACTGGTGGAGGAAGGTTTCTCATCTCTTGAGGAGCTGGCCTACGTACCGATAAACGAACTGCTGGAAATTCAAGGGCTCGATGAAGATACGGTGGAAGCGCTGCGCGAACGGGCGAAGAATGCGCTGACCACGCTTGCCCTGGCGCAGGAAGAGAATCGCGGCGCGGGCGTACCGGCTGAAGACCTGCTGGGTCTGCCTGAACTTGAGCGCGACATGGCGTTCAAGCTGGCGGCGCGTGGTGTTTGTACGCTGGAAGATCTTGCCGAACAGGGTGTCGACGACCTGTCAGATATTGAAGGGCTGAGTAGTGAAAAAGCCGGCGAGCTGATTATGGCCGCGCGCAATATTTGCTGGTTTGGCGACAACGCGTAA
- the rpsO gene encoding 30S ribosomal protein S15 produces the protein MSLSVEAKAKIVSDFGRDAKDSGSTEVQVALLTAQISHLQGHFAEHKKDHHSRRGLLRMVSQRRKLLDYLKGKDVARYTSLIERLGLRR, from the coding sequence ATGTCTCTAAGTGTTGAAGCGAAAGCGAAAATTGTTTCTGATTTCGGCCGTGATGCCAAAGACAGCGGTTCCACTGAAGTTCAGGTTGCTCTTTTAACCGCTCAGATTAGCCATTTGCAGGGCCATTTTGCGGAACATAAAAAAGATCACCACAGCCGCCGTGGTCTGCTGCGTATGGTTTCACAGCGTCGTAAACTGCTCGACTACCTGAAAGGCAAAGATGTGGCGCGTTACACCAGCCTTATCGAACGCCTGGGTCTGCGTCGCTAA
- the rbfA gene encoding 30S ribosome-binding factor RbfA — MAKEYSRTQRVAQEMQKEIAIILQREIKDPRVGMATVSGVEVSRDLAYAKVFVAFLNDNTPEQVKTGVRALQDAAGFIRSLLGKAMRLRVVPELTFAYDNSLVEGMRMSNLVSQVVQNDRLRRGTTPADDEGGEEKED, encoded by the coding sequence ATGGCCAAAGAATATAGCCGCACCCAGCGCGTCGCGCAGGAGATGCAAAAGGAAATCGCCATCATCCTGCAGCGCGAAATCAAAGATCCTCGCGTCGGCATGGCGACGGTGTCCGGCGTTGAAGTCTCGCGCGATCTGGCTTATGCCAAAGTGTTCGTCGCTTTTTTGAATGACAATACCCCCGAACAGGTGAAAACCGGCGTCCGGGCGCTACAGGATGCGGCGGGTTTTATCCGTAGCCTGCTGGGTAAAGCCATGCGTCTACGCGTGGTGCCGGAGCTGACGTTCGCCTACGATAATTCGCTGGTAGAGGGCATGCGCATGTCCAACCTGGTCAGCCAGGTCGTGCAAAACGACCGCCTGCGCCGCGGCACAACCCCGGCGGACGATGAAGGCGGCGAGGAGAAGGAAGACTGA
- the infB gene encoding translation initiation factor IF-2 has translation MTDVTVKSLAAEIQTPVDRLVQQFADAGIDKTAVDSVTQQEKETLLAHLNRDRGAAPNKLTLQRKTRSTLNIPSTGGKSKSVQIEVRKKRTYVQRDPQAQEQAEAEERARREAEELAQQQAKREAAEQAKRVAAESDKLTNQQTNTMTKSPQAAEKASREAEAAELRRKAEEETRRKVEEKALQVAEEARRMAEERGGTRDNAPEPAEEDTTDYHVTTFHHAREAEDENDRKVESDRRSRTRGGKATRQKKTSRLSESKADREEARAVGRGGKGKRKPSTLTQGFNKPAQAVNRDVVIGETITVAELANKMAVKGSQVIKAMMKLGAMATINQVIDQETAQLVAEEMGHKVILRRENELEESVMSDRDTGSSAAAESRASVVTIMGHVDHGKTSLLDYIRSTKVAAGEAGGITQHIGAYHVETDNGMITFLDTPGHAAFTAMRARGAQATDIVVLVVAADDGVMPQTIEAIQHAKAAKVPVVVAVNKIDKPEADPDRVKNELTQYGVIPEEWGGESQFVHVSAKSGAGIDELLDAILLQAEVLELKAIRNGMASGVVIESFLDKGRGPVATVLVREGTLNRGDIVLCGFEYGRVRAMRDEVGRDVASAGPSIPVEILGLSGVPAAGDEATVVRDEKKAREVALYRQGKFREVKLARQQKSKLENMFANMTEGEVSELNIVLKSDVQGSAEAISDALKNLFTDEVKVKIVGSGVGGITETDATLAAASNAILLGFNVRADASARRVIEAENLDLRYYSVIYDLIDEVKQAMSGMLAPEYKQEIIGLAEVRDVFRLPKFGAIAGCMVTEGVVKRHNKIRVLRENVVIYEGELESLRRFKDDVNEVRNGMECGIGVKNYNDVRSGDVIEVFETIEIQRTIA, from the coding sequence ATGACAGATGTAACCGTAAAATCGCTCGCCGCAGAAATACAGACTCCGGTCGATCGCCTGGTACAGCAATTTGCTGATGCGGGCATTGATAAAACCGCAGTGGATTCTGTGACCCAGCAGGAAAAAGAAACCTTACTGGCGCACCTGAACCGCGATCGCGGCGCGGCGCCCAATAAATTAACTTTGCAGCGCAAAACGCGCAGCACCTTGAATATTCCTAGCACCGGCGGTAAAAGTAAGTCGGTGCAAATCGAAGTGCGCAAGAAGCGCACCTATGTGCAACGCGATCCGCAGGCGCAAGAGCAGGCTGAAGCGGAAGAACGGGCCCGGCGTGAAGCGGAAGAGTTGGCTCAGCAGCAGGCCAAGCGTGAGGCCGCTGAACAAGCGAAACGTGTGGCAGCGGAAAGTGATAAATTGACTAACCAGCAGACCAATACTATGACCAAGTCACCACAGGCGGCTGAAAAAGCTAGCCGTGAAGCCGAAGCCGCGGAGCTAAGACGCAAAGCGGAAGAGGAAACGCGTCGCAAGGTCGAAGAAAAGGCTCTCCAGGTCGCGGAAGAAGCGCGTCGTATGGCCGAAGAACGCGGCGGCACCAGGGATAACGCGCCTGAGCCGGCGGAGGAAGACACCACCGATTACCACGTTACGACCTTCCACCACGCCCGGGAAGCTGAAGACGAAAACGATCGCAAAGTGGAAAGCGATCGCCGCAGCCGCACCCGCGGTGGTAAAGCCACCAGGCAGAAGAAGACCAGCCGTTTGTCCGAATCCAAGGCCGATCGCGAAGAAGCGCGTGCCGTGGGCCGTGGCGGTAAGGGCAAGCGTAAACCGAGCACGTTGACGCAGGGCTTTAACAAGCCGGCGCAGGCGGTGAACCGCGACGTGGTCATCGGCGAAACCATCACCGTGGCGGAACTGGCCAACAAAATGGCGGTGAAAGGATCGCAGGTCATCAAAGCAATGATGAAGCTCGGCGCCATGGCGACCATCAACCAGGTAATCGATCAGGAAACCGCGCAACTGGTGGCGGAAGAGATGGGTCACAAGGTGATTTTACGCCGTGAGAACGAGCTGGAAGAGTCGGTGATGTCCGACCGTGATACCGGCAGCTCCGCCGCCGCGGAATCGCGCGCGTCGGTGGTGACCATCATGGGTCACGTCGACCACGGTAAAACCTCGCTCCTGGACTATATCCGCTCCACCAAGGTGGCGGCAGGCGAGGCCGGGGGCATTACCCAGCATATCGGCGCCTACCATGTGGAAACCGATAACGGCATGATAACCTTCCTTGATACCCCGGGGCATGCGGCCTTTACCGCAATGCGCGCCCGCGGTGCGCAGGCGACGGATATCGTGGTGCTGGTGGTGGCTGCCGATGACGGCGTAATGCCGCAGACTATCGAAGCCATCCAGCACGCCAAAGCGGCCAAAGTACCGGTGGTGGTGGCGGTCAACAAGATCGATAAGCCGGAAGCGGATCCGGATCGGGTCAAGAATGAGCTGACCCAATACGGCGTCATTCCGGAAGAGTGGGGCGGTGAAAGCCAGTTCGTGCATGTTTCCGCCAAATCCGGCGCGGGCATTGACGAACTGCTGGACGCCATCTTGCTGCAGGCGGAAGTGCTGGAGCTAAAAGCGATCCGCAACGGCATGGCCAGCGGTGTCGTCATCGAATCCTTCCTGGACAAGGGCCGTGGCCCGGTGGCAACGGTGCTGGTACGTGAAGGTACCCTGAATCGGGGCGACATTGTCCTGTGCGGTTTCGAGTACGGCCGCGTGCGCGCCATGCGCGATGAAGTGGGCCGCGATGTGGCTTCCGCCGGCCCGTCGATTCCGGTCGAGATCCTAGGTCTGTCCGGGGTGCCGGCCGCCGGTGATGAAGCGACGGTAGTGCGCGATGAGAAGAAAGCGCGCGAAGTGGCGTTGTATCGTCAAGGCAAATTCCGCGAAGTCAAACTGGCGCGCCAGCAGAAGTCCAAACTGGAAAACATGTTCGCCAACATGACCGAAGGGGAAGTGTCCGAGCTGAACATCGTGCTGAAGTCTGACGTACAGGGTTCCGCCGAAGCCATCAGCGACGCGCTGAAGAATTTGTTCACCGACGAGGTGAAGGTGAAGATTGTCGGCTCCGGCGTGGGCGGCATTACCGAGACCGACGCGACGCTGGCGGCGGCTTCAAACGCCATCCTGCTGGGCTTTAACGTGCGTGCCGATGCCTCCGCTCGCCGCGTCATCGAAGCGGAAAACCTGGATCTGCGCTATTACTCGGTCATCTACGATTTGATTGATGAAGTCAAACAGGCGATGAGCGGCATGCTGGCGCCGGAATACAAACAGGAAATCATCGGTCTGGCGGAAGTGCGCGATGTGTTCCGTTTACCGAAATTCGGCGCTATCGCCGGCTGTATGGTGACGGAAGGCGTGGTGAAGCGTCACAACAAAATCCGTGTGCTGCGTGAAAACGTGGTGATCTACGAAGGTGAACTGGAGTCGCTGCGTCGCTTCAAAGACGACGTTAACGAAGTGCGTAACGGCATGGAGTGCGGCATCGGCGTAAAGAACTATAACGACGTGCGCTCAGGCGACGTGATCGAAGTCTTTGAAACCATCGAGATCCAACGTACCATTGCCTGA
- the nlpI gene encoding lipoprotein NlpI yields the protein MRPYLRWWFVAMALMLAGCSNSDWRSKDSVLAVPLQPTLQQEVILARMEQILASRSLTDDERAQLLYERGVLYDSLGLRALARNDFLQALAIRPDMPEVFNYLGIYLTQAGNYDAAYEAFDSVLELDPTYNYAYLNRGIDLYYGGRFRLAQDDLQAFYRDDPNDPFRSLWLFLVEKKIDDGKARNALQSRYVRANNGQWGWNIVEFYLGDISESTLMARLKADATDNTSLAEHLSETDFYLGKHYLSLGDKNAASALFKLTVANNVHNFVEHRYALLELSLLGQGQDDLSESDQQ from the coding sequence ATGAGGCCTTACTTGCGCTGGTGGTTCGTTGCAATGGCGTTAATGCTGGCAGGATGCAGCAACAGTGATTGGCGTAGTAAAGATAGCGTTCTGGCCGTACCTTTGCAGCCCACGCTACAGCAAGAAGTCATCCTGGCGCGTATGGAACAGATACTGGCGAGCCGGTCCCTTACCGATGATGAACGAGCACAGCTATTATATGAGCGCGGAGTGCTGTATGATAGCCTTGGGCTGAGAGCGCTGGCGCGCAATGATTTTTTACAGGCGCTGGCAATCCGACCCGATATGCCGGAAGTTTTTAATTATCTTGGCATATACTTAACGCAGGCGGGCAATTACGATGCCGCCTATGAAGCGTTTGATTCTGTACTAGAGCTTGATCCAACTTACAACTACGCGTATTTAAACCGTGGCATTGACCTGTATTACGGTGGCCGCTTCCGTTTAGCGCAGGATGATCTGCAGGCGTTTTATCGCGACGACCCAAACGATCCCTTCCGCTCGCTGTGGCTTTTCCTGGTCGAGAAAAAAATCGACGATGGTAAAGCGCGTAACGCGCTGCAAAGCCGTTATGTGAGGGCGAATAACGGGCAATGGGGATGGAATATTGTCGAGTTCTATCTGGGGGACATTAGCGAATCGACGCTGATGGCGCGCCTCAAGGCGGACGCAACGGATAACACTTCGCTCGCCGAGCATCTCAGTGAAACTGACTTCTATTTAGGTAAACACTACCTGAGTCTGGGGGACAAGAACGCCGCTTCGGCGCTGTTCAAACTGACGGTTGCTAACAACGTGCATAACTTTGTTGAGCACCGCTATGCATTGTTGGAATTGTCGCTTTTGGGCCAAGGGCAAGACGACCTATCAGAATCGGACCAGCAATAG